The Pecten maximus chromosome 10, xPecMax1.1, whole genome shotgun sequence region AAGTAGGACGGAGATCCGAAAACATTTTGACACACATGATAGAATTCAAAACCACGTTTGTCCATTCTGTGATCAACAATTTAGTGACGGAGAGGAGTTCTATGACCACTTTCGGAGTCATGAGAAAAACCAGGAATTCACATGTAGGGTATGTGAGAAGGTGTTTACGTGTGAAAGTATATATCAGTTCCATGTAAAATCTCATAGGATATTGGACAATTTGAGACGACCCCATTGTGCCAAACAACCAAGTGATATAGACGAGTGTTACAGTGCTAATAATCATACACACGCTATATTACGGAAGgacaatgacgtcatcacaaaTAGTGATGTCATTGCCACAGAAAAAGTTAGAGCTGTAGAAGGCAGTGCCAACAGACTTGGGAAGGACCTAACCGTGTCAGTCGAGACTTCACCACAGGGAAGTGATGACAACGTGGCACCTGATGTCTTACCTGCCTTTGTCTACGAGCGTGAGGTATATTGTGCAGGTTTTGATGATTACAGTGGACAGGATGTTTATCCTCATCGAAGGTTGAGCAATAAAGATATCAGTTCCAACCTCGATCGACTAACAACCTCATCGGTAAATATAGTAGGAACCATCCGTTTAGATGGTAACAGTTTTGAGATCGGAAGCATAGAGAAAGACGGAATAGACGAAAACCCCGTTGAAACTGATAGCGAGGGACACGGAACGGGAGAGAATGGCGGTGCTGAAGTCAGTAGTAGGGGACAAATAGAGGTAGAAGGGATAGAAAATGTCCAGATCGATTCAAGGAGtgaaaaagagaaaaacatCTTGGTAACCGGTAGTAGGTACCAGAAAAGATTTGATCGAACAGAGTCCGGTAACGAGGGACATGAAGTGAGAGAAAGTCACAACACAGAGACCGGTAACGAGGAACAGGAAGTGGGAGACAGTGACTACACAGAGTCCGGTAACGAGGAACAGGAAGTGAGAGACAGTGACTACACAGAGTCCGGTAACGAGGAACAGGAAGTGGGAGACAGTGACTACACAGAGTCCGGTAACGAGGAACAGGAAGTGAGAGACAGTGACTACACAGAGTCCGGTAACGAGGAACAGGAAGTGGGAGACAGTGACTACACAGAGTCCGGTAACGAGGTACAGGAAGTGGGAGACAGTGACTGCATAGAGTCCGGTAACGAGGTACAGGAAGTGGGAGACAGTGACTGCATAGAGTCCGGTAACGAGGTACAGGAAGTGCGAGACAGTGACTGCATAGAGTCCGGTAACGAGGAACAGGAAGTGCGAGACAGTGACTACACAGAGTCCGGTAACGAGGTACAGGAAGTGCGAGACAGTGACTGCATAGAGTCCGGTAACGAGGTACAGGAAGTGCGAGACAGTGACAGCACATACATAGGAAGTGAGGGACAGGTAGTGGGAGAAGATGGTAGCATTGCGTCCGGTAACGAGGGACAGGAAGTGGGAGATAGTGACTACACAGTGTCCGGTTACAAGGTACAAGACGTGGGAAACAGTGACAGCTTTACGTCCGAATGCGAAGGACAGGATTGGCGAGATGACGACTGCGAGCAACAGCAAAAAGTAGGCGACGAGAATGTTCCTGGGGATGACACCCGTAGGATAAAACGACGACCAAAAGAGTCAACGAAGCTATTCGAAGAGAAAGAAAATCCTGCGGAGGAATTGTTTGTTTTGAGCCGGAAGAAATTTGATATTGATAAGAGCAAAAAGATAATTATTAAAAAGACTCTTGTCATACCTAAAAAGCAACCGGCTGTTTTGGGGAAAAGTCATATAGACGACAACAACAATAACGTCaatcacaaaaaaacaaaacagccaCGTGACAGAAATAACAATCTAGAACATAACAAATACAAAAGTATATTAAGTCCCAGTCCTATAAATCAGTCGAATTCTAAAGTAGCTGTCTTACCATATATATCGAACCGCAGCGGTGGCAAAGACGACAATGGCAACATTGCATTAGTTTCAAATTTCTTACTTGAAGAAGAGTCATTAGATCGTGTTCCACGATTTCGAAAAAAGTCGAGGAAAAAGCGCCTATCAGAAGGAAAATCTAACTTGGGGGATAATCATTCCAAATCAGAAAGGACATTTTGCTCATCGGAGACTAAATCGTGTAATTTGGCAACAGTGAAAAAAGGACGGAAATGTGCTTCCTCAAAAACACCTGGAAAACATGTGTCGGGAAACGGGCAACTTTCGACGCAACTGAAGAAAAAGAGAGTTCGCGTTAAGGACGACAGCTCATCGTTTTCCAATAACCACCTTTCGTCATCAGATGGTCATTGCGAGTGGACATCAGATGGACAAAAGATGTTATCCTCCTGGCAACAGTACCTTGGAGGAGCCAGGGCCGCCCTCAGATTTCCATGCCGGCGGTTCAGATGACCTCGATTATTCTTCAGACGATTCTGACTTTGCCAGAGGCCATCGCAAATGTAAATACTGCTCCAAGACATTTCGGACTAAATCTAGCCTCTCCTTGCACGTGTCTATACACGAAGGAAAGGGACcatttaagtgtgacatttgtaATAAGAGTTGTCAAACACGAGGAGACCTGAAAAAGCATTTGACCGTTCACACCGGTGACCGGCCATTTTCGTGTGACATCTGCCAAAAGTCATTTTCTCAAAGCAGTAATTTGAACAGACACAAGGCAACTCATACAGACAGAGATACGGACACCGATAACTCCAAGACGGGAATGTTCCCATGTGATTTGTGCGATAAACGTTTCACACAGAAAGCGCATATGCATCGACACAGACGTCTACATACGGGTGAGAGGTCACACACGTGTGATACGTGTGGTGAGAGATTTTTCGAAAATCGTGATTTAAAGAGACATCTCCAGAAACACAAAAGCGGGAAATATATGAAATGTACCGTTTGTGGCGAGAAATATACGAGACGTCTAGAATACAATCGCCATCTGCGGACACACAAGCAGTTTAAAGATTATCGTCTCTACAATTGCGATGTTTGTAAGAGCGGTTATGATACACGATATGATCTAGTTCATCACATGTCGAAACATACAGGCGAAAGACCCTTTGAATGTAAAGTCTGCCAGAAATCTTTCAGAAGTAGAAGAGACTTTCAAGATCATACTAAACGTTCGAAACACAAGAAAAGAATGTTTAAGatagagaaaaaatattaatcaaaaCATCAGGCAGAAGGGGAGGGAACCTTGTTGGTGGAACAACCAAAGTTATTATTCTAGTCAAAAGAAAGTGTGATTTGAGCAATCCAAAAATCATTCGGAGGGAATGAACAACCAAAATGATAGTTGGACCAGGAAGTAAGCTAAAACATCCTTCGGAGGTAGGGATATGTGTTTGAAAACGGTCAACACAATAATAAACGATTGCCAGGAACTTGACTGACAGGAACAATGAGAAATATCTCCATTCTCAACTGAAATCTGAATTCTTTCGGATACAAACCGATCCCATTTAAAAGGAAGCGAATTGTTGTAATTAACGTAATTTGTCATATATcagtttaaatatatacatacacaaagCGCCATGAAATCATTTATAAATTCGATATCCATATGATAGAACCAATAAATATATAGAAAGCTGGTTTAATATACATACGTATTGCTTTCACTTTTGTACTCTCCTTTTTGGAAGAATATGGAGGGAATTTGCAATGACCCCGGCGTCATCGAGCTCTACATGAAAAGAATCACCATCACCAAGAGGATGTTGATTAGCAAAAAGCTAAAACATCAATAAGCTGAATCACGTTGTTCATATTTATGGGGTCCGGATTTGAGTTTCTTCATAATTTACAAAAAAgccatgttttatatttcttaaCAAGTTTTAAGCATTACTGTTCACGGCTATCAAGGGGCAGTTGATTATGAAATAGCTAAACAATAGATGTGTATTGTTCGCCATATTTTGGAGCCCAAAGGGTAAATTTGAATTTATAATGTGTTGTGGTGCAAGTTTGTTTATGCAGTGAATGAAACCCCAAAGTGGAGAAGCTCTTGACGATGACACAAATCAAACTTTGATGTGGAATGTTGTTGATATGCCAAACAATATCAGATGGTAGGATGTTCAAATCCTCCTTGTCCGAGTGGTTTAAGCGAAGGTCAGCCGAACATTTGCAATGCAATTGAATTACTTAATACAAAAGCTTGCATTTCACTTCTTAAAATAACCCAAAAATATGACTTGTTGGATATTTTTAGTtccctgccgtttgaaaaacggggggactataggtttaccctccgtccgtctgtctgtctgtctatctatctgtctgtctgtctgtctgtccgtctctATCACccaatagttgtccggacaactccttctaaagtactactccgactttaatgaaacttggtatacatgatcagtataacatgaaGTTGTGCATACcacattccccccccccccccccccccaaaccaattttcaaaatggctgccggcttctcattggttgaggcttgtccggacaactcctcctaaagtactactccgattttaacgaaacttggtatacatgatcagtataacatgtagttgtgcatcccacatattttttcatcaaaaattcatttttcaaaatggctgccggcttctcattggttgaggcttgtccggacaactcctcctaaagtactactccgattttaacgaaatttggtattcatgatcagtataacatgtagttgtgcatcctacattttttttccgaaaaaccaattttcaaaatggccgccggcttctcattggttgaggcttgtccggacaactcctcctaaagtactactccgattttaacgaaacttggtatacatgatcagtataacatgtagttgtgcatcccacatattttttcatcaaaaattcattttcaaaatggctgccggcttctcattggttgaggcttgtccggacaactcctcctaaagtactactccgattttaacgaaatttggtattcatgatcagtataacatgtagttgtgcatcctacattttttttccgaaaaaccaattttcaaaatggccgccaacttCTCATTGGTagagacttgtccggacaacgcctcctaaagtactactccgattttaacgaaacttggtatacattatctgtatcacatgtagttgtgcatcccaatttttttttcgaaaaaaaaaaaaaaatcaaaatggtcgctggcttctcattggttgaggcgtgtccggacaatcctaaagtactactctgattttaacgaaacttggtatacgtgatcagtataacacgtagtttaaaaaatgggaaataaatagttgcactcctgggtcaggcaggggaccttgtattgctgttgcaatactatccatccttgttgcAACATTTCGGTTTCAAAGGCAGTAATTGTGTGAACAATTGGAAGAATTGGAAGATAGTCACGTGATTGCAATTAGATAGACAACACATTTAAATTGTAAATCATTGGACATGTTGGAAGTGGATGATAGGGTATTGCTTACTTGTTAGTCCCCACAacgtttgatttggtttattttgtttaacctcctattaacagcttaggtcatttaaggacggcctctcgtgcgtgcgacatgcatgcgtgtgttgagtgcttatgtgtgttttgggaggctgcggtttattcgtgttaagtctccttgtgataggccggaacttttgccaatttatagtgctacctccctgaagcatactgccgaagacacccagcagcacaccccacccggtcacattatactgacaacgggcgaaccagtcgtcccactcctaatatgctgagcgttaagcaggagcagcaactaccatttttaaagactctggtatgtctcggctaggggacagaacccaaagccttcctcacagcggcgaacactcaactaaaggtcaaatgtgaggcattgtcaagggagacattaggaagatttggtttggtttattttgtttaacgtcctattaacagctaaggtaatttaaggacgacctcccgtgcgtgcgacatgtatgcgtgtgatgagtgcgtatgtgtgttttgggaggctgcggtatgtttgtgttaagtctccttgtgataggccggatcttttgccgatttagagtgctacctcactgaagcatactgccgaagacacccagcagcacaccccacccggtcacattatactgacaacgggcgaaccagtcgtcccactcctaatttgctgagcgctaagcaggagcagcaactaccattttaaagactctggtatgtctcggccaggggacagaacccagagccttcctcacatgggcgtacgctcaactaaatgccaaaagtgaggcattgccaagggagacattaggaagaagaaagttgttaagagagaagagaaaagatcagatcccaagtttagttgcctcttacgatcatgcaatgggggcagcaggtacaattcttacgccctacctgcagggcaaacattaggaagaagaaagttgttcacaaagaagagaaaagataaaatcccaaaattagtcacctcttacgattatgcaatgggggcagcaggtacattCAAATTGTCTTCTACTACTGACGGAGGTATATCGAATTAGACGAATACCGAGATGAAACTAACTGATAGTGAGAGACAAGAAACGGGAGAGAATTGCAGTACTGAAGTCTGTAGTAAGGGGCAAAAACGGGTAGAGGACGGATGTAGGGTTACCGAAAGTGAAGAACAGGAAGGGATAGAAAATGTGTAAGTCAATTCCagaattgaaaaaagaaaaaaaacatcttgGTAACCGGTAGTGAGAACCAGAAAAAGCAAAATTTGGCATTTTATTTAAGACAGAATTAGGGTTATGTAACTGATTTAGTTTCATAATCTGTAGATTAATGACCCCGAACTAATAAAGCAATAAAGAAactgatatatgtgtgtatcataCTGAACAAATAGATGTTAACGGTGATATGGATAGTCAACTTCTCGTGAATTACACAGGGACGTACGCGTATTTCATCTCGTCGCCAAAGAACGGACTGATTCTTAGATAACATATAACGGCGCAAAGGGAAATGAAACATGAAAAGAGATAAATACGTGTTGGATGAATTATCAAATAATGGTATTTCTCCGAAGGTTTACAGGCctcattttcatcaatattcccaAGGAAAGTATTACAGAATATAAGGATATTTTCTTCAGTAGAATGTTTACCTTAATTCCAATAATGTTTTCCTATGGCAAtgttcagtaaaaaaaaatggtgcgacactgtatgtacaatgttcgacactgtatatgtacatagtGCGAAACTGTATGTATATGGTGCGAAACTGTGTATGTACATGGTGcgacactgtatatgtacatgatacgacactgtatatatgtacaaggTGCGACACTGTATGTACATGGTACGACATTGGGTATATGTACATGGTGCGACactgtgtatatgtacatggtGCGACACTGTGTGTATGTACAAGGTGcgacactgtatatgtacatgatgCGACACTATTTGTACATGGTGtgacactgtatatatgtacatggtgTGATACTGTATGTTCATGGTTcgacactgtatatatgtacaaggtgcgacactgtatatatgtacatggtgcgacactatgtatatgtacatggtgCGACACTGTATGTACATGGTACGACATTGCGTATATGTACATGGTGCGACactgtgtatatgtacatggtGCGACACTGTGTGTATGTACAAGGTGcgacactgtatatgtacatgatgCGACACTATTTGTACATGGTGtgacactgtatatatgtacatggtgTGATACTGTATGTTCATGGTTcgacactgtatatatgtacaaggtgcgacaatgtatatatgtacatggtgcgacactatgtatatgtacatggtgCGACACTGTGTATGTACATGGTAcgacactgtatatgtacatggtgCGACACTATGTACATGGTGCGACACTATGTACAAGGTGCGACACTGTTTGTACATGGTGCGACactgtgtatatgtacatggtGCGACACTGTGTGTATGTACATGGTGcgacactgtatatgtacatgatacgacactgtatatatgtacaaggTGCGacactatgtatatgtacatggtgcgacactatgtatatgtacatggtgCGACACTGTGTGTATGTACATGGTGcgacactgtatatgtacatgatacGACactgtgtatatgtacatggtGCGACACTGTGTGTATGTACATGGTGCGACACTGTATGTACATGGTACGACATTGCGTATATGTACATGGtgcaacatgtgtatatgtacatggtGCGACACTGTGTGTATGTACAAGGTGcgacactgtatatgtacatgatgCGACACTATTTGTACATGGTGtgacactgtatatatgtacatggtgTGATACTGTATGAACATGGTTCGACACTATATATGTACAAGGTGCGACAATGTGTATATGCACATGGTGCGACATTGTGTGTATGTACATGATGCGATattgtgtatatgtacatggtgcgacactatgtatatgtacatggtgCGGCACTGTGTGTATGTACATGGTAcgacactgtatatgtacatggtgcgacacagtatatatgtaaatggtgcgacactgtatatatgtacatggtgCGACACTGTATGTACATGGTACGACATTGCGTATATGAACATGGTGCGACactgtgtatatgtacatggtGCGACACTGTGTGTATGTACAAGGTGcgacactgtatatgtacatgatgCGACACTATTTGTACATGGTGtgacactgtatatatgtacatggtgTGATACTGTATGTTCATGGTTcgacactgtatatatgtacaaggtgcgacaatgtatatatgtacatggtgcgacactatgtatatgtacatggtgCGACACTGTATGTACATGGTACGACATTGCGTATATGTACATGGTGCGACactgtgtatatgtacatggtGCGACACTGTGTTTATGTACAAGGTGcgacactgtatatgtacatgatgCGACACTATTTGTACATGGTGtgacactgtatatatgtacatggtgTGATACTGTATGTTCATGGTTcgacactgtatatatgtacaaggtgcgacaatgtatatatgtacatggtgcgacactatgtatatgtacatggtgCGACACTGTGTATGTACATGGTAcgacactgtatatgtacatggtgCGACACTATGTACATGGTGCGACACTATGTACAAGGTGCGACACTGTTTGTACATGGTGCGACactgtgtatatgtacattgcGCGACACTGTGTGTATGTACATGGTGcgacactgtatatgtacatgatacgacactgtatatatgtacaaggTGCGacactatgtatatgtacatggtgcgacactatgtatatgtacatggtgCGAAACTGTGTGTATGTACATGGTGcgacactgtatatgtacatgatacGACactgtgtatatgtacatggtGCGACACTGTGTGTATGTACATGGTGCGACACTGTATTTACATGGTACGACATTGCGTATATGTACATGGtgcaacatgtgtatatgtacatggtGCGACACTGTGTGTATGTACAAGGTGcgacactgtatatgtacatgatgCGACACTATTTGTACATGGTGtgacactgtatatatgtacatggtgTGATACTGTATGAACATGGTTCGACACTATATATGTACAAGGTGCGACAATGTGTATATGCACATGGTGCGACATTGTGTGTATGTACATGATGCGATattgtgtatatgtacatggtgcgacactatgtatatgtacatggtgCGACACTGTGTGTATGTACATGGTAcgacactgtatatgtacatggtgcgacacagtatatatgtaaatggtgcgacactatatatgtacatggtgCGACACTGTATGTACATGGTACGACATTGCGTATATGAACATGGTGCGACactgtgtatatgtacatggtgcaacactgtatatgtacatgatacgacactgtatatatgtacatggttCGACactgtttatatgtacatggtACGACACTGTTTATGTACATGGTGTGACactgtgtatatgtacatggtgcgacaatgtgtatatgtacatagTGCGACACTGTATGTACATGGTGCGACACCGTATATATGTAAATGGTGcgacactgtatatatgtacatggttCGACACTGTATGTACATGGTGCGACactgtgtatatgtacatggtTCGACactgtgtatatgtacatggtTCGACACTGTATGTACATGGTGCGAcactgtgtatatgtatatgttgcgGCACTGTATGTACATGGTGCGACccagtatatgtacattgtgcgacactgtatatgtacatggttCGAGaatgtgtatatgtacatggttcgacaatgtgtatatgtacatggtTCGACACTGTATGTAGATGATGCGACACTGTATGTACATGGTGCGACACTGTATATGTAGATGGTGTGAcacagtatatgtacattgtgcGACactgtgtatatgtacatggttcgacactgtatatttacattgtgCGACactgtgtatatgtacatggtTCGACACTGTATGTAGTTGATGCGACActgtatgtacattttttgaCACTagtattaaattgtaaatattaaaGATTATCAGATTAATGTCAGGAAAATGGTATGCaattttttggtgttttttttaatcaacgTTTGCCTGAACAATATTCAAGTTGGTAGTAACTATACTTTTTGAAATACAGATTGcttcattttacaaaatgttcaTGTTTTGTTGAGACCTCAAACATCTTCGTTAACCCTATTTTGAACATCTAGTTTGACATAATTAATAGTACCCTGTCATACATCAAAAGTAAATTTCGTTTGTGGAAGGGGATAATAAACCATTGCTTGTGGTTATCTGTTTTGAGCTTTTTTCCCTACCACATGTCCTAAATAGTATAGTTCCTCTTACCAAACTTTTTGAAGGCTTTAGCCCACTGTCTCTGAGTCTGTCAAAAACAGTCTTGATGTGTAACAGGTGGTCCTCCCACTTGTCACTAAATACAACGTCATCAAATTAGGCGACAACATGTTCTTCTCCTGCAAATCTAGCTGGTGCTGATTCCATTCCAAAAGGCATTACCTTGAGTTGGTATTGTCCGAATTCTTATGAATTATGTAAAGAAGGGTAACTGCCAATATCCCTTTGCTAGGTCCAATGTGCTGAAATATAGCGCTTTACCTGGCTTTTCAAATATCCGTCACACAATGTTACGTCGTTGAGTCTTCTGTACACAGAGCCGAGAAGTGGTATCCTTCATTTTGCACCAAGAACATTGGCGATGAGCACGGATGGGCGTGTTATGTATCCACACTGTACCATTATTTAACATCTTAACTGCTTCTTTACTTGTGGAGTTCGATACGGCTCCTGTTGTATTGGCTTTTCAAATGTTGTTCTCAGGCCGTGTGCAACTTATTGTGTCCTGTCGGGATTGGggttgatgacgtcattgtattcTTGACAAAGCTGATATATCTTCTGATGTTGCGATTCAAATTCTTGCCAAGCTTAACATCCAGCGTATCCTCAATTGTTGGGTTGGAACCATCAACGTCCGAGTCAGCTAGATAACATTTCTGGATAAACATGATATTCTGTACAGCTTTGCTGTACTTGGGTAATAGGTTGATGTGGTAGATGAATCGCTTTTAACGTCCACCGACATTCACCTCGTAATTAATGTCGCTTACTTTTCTTATGCCCCCGTAAGGTCCTTTCCACTGCGCTACCATTTTTTAACTGTCCGatggtaataataataatacctCATCACCCGGTCGACGTTCCCGTGCTGTGGCGTTCCTATCGAACCACCTTTGATTCCCATCACACGGTAGAATTCTTGTAACGTTCTAGATGTGAAGTTTGTGACCTGGTCTTCGAGAATAACACGTAGCGCGTCCACCCTGCTAAACACTTCCACCAATCTCATCTGCTACGGGTTGCGCATCAACATCCTTAAAAAAAGCAATGATCCAACAACATACATAAAGGGCCTATTGCATCCATACGTCTTCTGGTGGTCTTTTGACATATATCACAAGTActacaatacatttgtatgtctgtgaAAACACCTGGTCAACAGAATGATTTCAACACTCCATCAGTGGTCAATCAAATAGCCAACTTTTCTGAAAACGGTTGTCCAGTCGCTGTACACAGAGTCTCTCGCTGACCCTTCAATACACAACTGGGGTCGACAATGTCTTCCTAAATCAAAGTAATAGCTGACCCAGTGTCACAGTCGTTAACTTCTCATGGAGCATTGATAAGTCCTACCTTATACAGGTTCACTTTCCTTCCTTTTTCTCTCTCTGACATTCCTTTGCGAAATGTCTATACTTGCTACAGTTGTTCTCCATTCTCGGGTCTTTGTAAGTTTTTAAAGATTTCCCGTTTGAACTCTTACCGAGCGTTGGTTTACTAATACACGTATTCCTCTCGGGAGAATGCAATCCAACATGGCTTCTACAACACTGCTCGATCCATTGTTACGGCATAGCCATTGTGCATGTTCATGTTCATGGTAGTCTTTACCAAATCGAACAACCTAACAAGATATTGTTCAATCTTTGCCATAAGTCCTCTGTTTGTCTCATAATGTCTTTTTGTGTCTACTGCTACAACTTTAGATATAGGTAGTCTCTTCCCTTATCTTTCCGTTAGAGCTTTTACTGAGTTACCAAAGTAGTTGATGTGTTTGGATAGCAACAGTTCTAGTCTCACCTGTTAATAAGGTTGTCCGTTGAAGTATTCAGAACTCCTCTGTCCATCCTACCTGTTATGATAGTGCAGAAAAACGAATGGCATTTTATGTTATGGCTTCATTACCAGCATGGAAATATGATTAAAGTTATAGTCGATATAGCGGTTGTATTTTGTTTGACTTTGGTCGCTATGATGTTTTGCTTCCTCTATCTCTAATTCCAATTTGTTCAGTTTTCTGTCGTGGTCGAATTCTTTTGTCCTCAGCTTCCAATTTGTATCTTTTCTCTATTTAGATTCATGAGCTCGCtctttttgttcttttttcgTTTGCTGTTTGACCTTTTTTTCATCTGCACCCAGTCTGGAGTTTTTAGATTGCATTTTAAATCGTTTCATTTCTAGTTTTGTCCGTGCTGCCGTCATCTTAGCAGTTTCTATTTCTTCAATAACCAACATTTTCAGTTCTTACATGAGCGTTATACCTTCTCGTTAAGATGATCCTCGACCGCAGCCTCCAGTTTATGTTACCGTCTATGCTGTACTTAATAGGTTTAAATGTTTAGTACTAGACTCTGGTTTTCAAAGATATACACTGACCATGTGCTTGACCTAGGGTGGTCAATTTCTCCTATAACCAAACTGGAATCGCATTTTTGTGAGAGGTTGACATTCTCCTGTTGTTAAGAAAACGATATCTTTATTCACTCTGACTTAAAATTACGTGACGGTGCGTCGTTGATGTGTACTTCTCCTTGAATTCTTTCAGAAAATTCCCTTAATCTATGTAATCATTAAGGAAATTTGCACGGATACCATTTACAGGATAATATAAGGCGTTCCTGAAAAGAAAGCCTCTTCATCGACGACGTTACTGTGCAAATGTAGGTCCCGCAACGCCAGTTCTTCCGTCAGGTCAGCAGAGACAGGGAAACAACGTAGGCACGGAAAACAGGCATGatgctatctagaaatggaaa contains the following coding sequences:
- the LOC117336206 gene encoding dentin sialophosphoprotein-like isoform X1, with the protein product MAVEIVFDNPGSQHVYSCPAPLHYQEDGKQGLLSNLKLYHQFGPYQWIENNENSAFSTQAASATSEIYSNQTEKSDVIKAELDCNEHIHVKPELCGCDVCQKLFVGACNLLHYEDNKRDQAYVAMETEYHKEEEVAPNTTTPVSNDKLLKMTCKNCGEELMDDLSLSSFDLEQNSSQQFCVACLMSDVVDSIHGTNDVFDDVTQCIEYECSLCTAVFLSRTEIRKHFDTHDRIQNHVCPFCDQQFSDGEEFYDHFRSHEKNQEFTCRVCEKVFTCESIYQFHVKSHRILDNLRRPHCAKQPSDIDECYSANNHTHAILRKDNDVITNSDVIATEKVRAVEGSANRLGKDLTVSVETSPQGSDDNVAPDVLPAFVYEREVYCAGFDDYSGQDVYPHRRLSNKDISSNLDRLTTSSVNIVGTIRLDGNSFEIGSIEKDGIDENPVETDSEGHGTGENGGAEVSSRGQIEVEGIENVQIDSRSEKEKNILVTGSRYQKRFDRTESGNEGHEVRESHNTETGNEEQEVGDSDYTESGNEEQEVRDSDYTESGNEEQEVGDSDYTESGNEEQEVRDSDYTESGNEEQEVGDSDYTESGNEVQEVGDSDCIESGNEVQEVGDSDCIESGNEVQEVRDSDCIESGNEEQEVRDSDYTESGNEVQEVRDSDCIESGNEVQEVRDSDSTYIGSEGQVVGEDGSIASGNEGQEVGDSDYTVSGYKVQDVGNSDSFTSECEGQDWRDDDCEQQQKVGDENVPGDDTRRIKRRPKESTKLFEEKENPAEELFVLSRKKFDIDKSKKIIIKKTLVIPKKQPAVLGKSHIDDNNNNVNHKKTKQPRDRNNNLEHNKYKSILSPSPINQSNSKVAVLPYISNRSGGKDDNGNIALVSNFLLEEESLDRVPRFRKKSRKKRLSEGKSNLGDNHSKSERTFCSSETKSCNLATVKKGRKCASSKTPGKHVSGNGQLSTQLKKKRVRVKDDSSSFSNNHLSSSDGHCEWTSDGQKMLSSWQQYLGGARAALRFPCRRFR